A region of Xylocopa sonorina isolate GNS202 chromosome 13, iyXylSono1_principal, whole genome shotgun sequence DNA encodes the following proteins:
- the Shmt gene encoding serine hydroxymethyl transferase has protein sequence MIANWSNLNRRGIQLVGNLMCVRMRRIKDSDFKERVPDEVRDSNRNVHFSTICCTPELNMVGIIYKNIWETDPELFELMKKEKKRQECSLEMIASENFTSLSVLQCLGSCLHNKYSEGLPGQRYYGGNEYIDEIEQLAQKRALEAFNLNQDEWGCNVQAYSGSPANFAVYTALAEPHGRIMGLDLPDGGHLTHGFFTEKKKISATSIFFESMPYKVDPETGLIDYDNLAAQARLFKPKIIIAGVSCYSRCLDYKRFREIADENGAYLFSDMAHVSGLVAAGLIPSPFEYSDVVSTTTHKTLRGPRAGVIFFRKGVRSVGKDGQKIIYDLEDKINQAVFPGLQGGPHNHAIAGIATTMKQVKSPEFIQYQKQIIANAKRLCSGLQERGYKISTGGTDVHMLLVNLQSTGITGAKAEKILESISIACNKNTVPGDKSALNCSGIRLGTPALTTRGLIEQDMDKVVDFIHRGLLLSKEVSSISGPKLVNYKRVLSTDDSIRAKVAALKEEVETFSRQFSIPGFKEY, from the exons ATGATTGCGAATTGGTCGAATTTAAATCGGCGTGGTATTCAATTGGTTGGGAACCTGATGTGCGTTCGTATGCGCCGTATAAAAGATAGCGATTTCAAAGAACGTGTACCAGACGAGGTTCGGGATTCAAATCGTAACGTACATTTCTCAACCATCTGTTGCACGCCTGAGCTC AATATGGTTGGAATAATTTATAAGAATATCTGGGAAACAGATCCAGAACTTTTTGAATTGatgaagaaagaaaagaaaaggcaaGAGTGTAGTCTTGAAATGATTGCCAGTGAGAATTTCACGTCGTTAAGTGTACTGCAGTGTTTGGGTTCTTGTCTTCATAATAAATACAGCGAAGGACTTCCCGGGCAAAG ATATTACGGCGGAAACGAATATATCGACGAGATTGAACAGCTGGCACAAAAACGTGCTTTAGAGGCATTTAATTTAAATCAGGATGAATGGGGTTGTAATGTGCAGGCATATTCAGGAAGTCCAGCTAATTTTGCTGTCTACACAGCTTTAGCCGAGCCACACGGACGTATAATGGGTTTAGATCTTCCTGACGGAGGACATCTCACGCATG GTTTCTTCACTGAAAAGAAGAAAATTTCGGCAACATCGATATTTTTTGAATCAATGCCTTACAAGGTTGACCCAGAAACTGGCCTGATCGATTACGATAACCTAGCTGCACAAGCAAGATTATTTAAGCCGAAAATTATTATAGCAGGTGTGTCTTGTTATAGTAGGTGTTTAGATTATAAGCGGTTCAGAGAAATAGCCGATGAAAATGGTGCCTATCTATTCAGCGATATGGCTCATGTATCAGGGTTGGTCGCAGCTGGATTAATCCCTAGCCCATTTGAATACAGCGATGTTGTTTCCACTACAACTCATAAGACACTAAg GGGGCCTCGAGCTGGTGTGATCTTCTTTCGtaaaggtgttagaagcgtcGGGAAGGATGGTCAGAAGATTATCTACGATCTAGAAGATAAAATAAATCAGGCTGTATTCCCAGGATTACAGGGTGGCCCTCACAATCATGCGATTGCAGGCATTGCTACGACAATGAAACAAGTTAAATCGCCAGAATTTATTCAGTATCAAAAACAAATTATAGCGAATGCGAAGAGGCTGTGTTCGGGACTTCAAGAGCGCGGCTATAAAATCAGCACGGGCGGCACTGACGTCCATATGTTACTTGTAAATTTACAATCAACGGGTATAACAGGAGCTAAAGCGGAGAAAATTTTGGAGAGCATCTCCATAGCGTGTAATAAAAACACGGTGCCCGGCGATAAAAGTGCTCTGAATTGCAGTGGTATCAGATTGGGTACACCCGCGTTGACTACTCGTGGTTTAATTGAACAAGATATGGATAAAGTTGTTGACTTTATACATAGAG GATTGTTACTTTCCAAGGAAGTATCCAGTATTTCTGGTCCTAAACTTGTTAACTACAAAAGGGTATTAAGTACAGATGACAGTATAAGAGCAAAGGTTGCAGCGCTAAAAGAAGAAGTCGAAACGTTCTCTAGGCAATTTAGCATTCCTGGCTTTAAGGAATActga
- the LOC143430251 gene encoding Golgi to ER traffic protein 4 homolog → MASRNNRAIRRVLTKLEASLQAENYYEAHQMYRTLYFRLLGQKMYSDLLELLYNGSSLLLERERHASGTDLGILYVNVLTQSGTEPCQKYFNEITKLFKKMSHLSPDGDVFLQSALRWSIRGTEYKTGHPELHQKIAKVFWKEKNYAMARQHFIYSKDGSGCAAMLVELHQQRGYTNEIDLFIAQAVFQYLCLQNKAAAQEVFNSYTSQHPKIKCGPPYLLPLLNFLFFLLKTIDSGKLAAFTVLCEQYQISLNRDPCYRQYLDKIGQLFFNVPSPRPRNQGLFGTLLQSFFNGLEDEGSDDEQRNTASTSQTVQDLD, encoded by the exons ATGGCCTCGCGGAACAATCGCGCTATTCGCCGAGTTTTAACTAAATTAGAAGCATCTTTACAAGCGGAAAATTATTATGAAGCTCATCAAATGTACAGAACTTTGTATTTCAG ACTTCTTGGCCAGAAAATGTATTCGGACCTTTTGGAATTACTCTACAATGGTTCTTCTCTTTTATTAGAACGCGAACGG CACGCGAGTGGAACTGACTTGGGAATTTTATACGTAAACGTTTTAACGCAATCAGGAACGGAACCTTGTCAAAAATATTTTAATGAAATTACaaagttatttaaaaaaatgagcCATTTGTCGCCAGACGGAGATGTATTTTTACAATCGGCGCTAAGATGGAGTATAAGAGGTACAGAATACAAGACAGGTCATCCGGAATTGCATCAGAAGATagccaaagtattttggaaag AAAAGAATTACGCGATGGCGAGGCAACATTTCATATACAGTAAAGACGGTTCCGGCTGTGCCGCGATGCTTGTCGAGTTGCATCAACAACGCGGCTATACAAACGAGATAGATCTTTTTATAGCCCAAGCAGTTTTTCA GTACCTCTGTTTACAAAATAAAGCAGCCGCGCAAGAAGTTTTCAATTCTTACACTTCGCAACATCCAAAAATTAAATGCGGCCCACCGTATCTGCTTCCCTTACTgaattttttattctttttattaAAAACAATCGACAG TGGTAAACTCGCCGCGTTCACAGTGCTTTGTGAACAGTATCAAATATCTTTAAACAGAGATCCGTGTTATCGACAGTACTTGGATAAAATAGGGCAATTATTTTTTAACGTCCCGTCCCCGCGGCCTCGTAATCAAGGATTATTCGGCACACTTTTACAATCATTTTTCAACGGTCTTGAGGACGAAGGTTCGGATGATGAACAGAGAAATACAGCTTCAACGTCGCAAACAGTACAAGATCTTGACTAA